The region CGATTCCCGGAGGTGTCCCGGTCAGGATAACGTCACCGGGATTGAGGGTCATGTGGTGTGAAATATAGCTGACCAGTTCTGCCGGGCTGTGCTGCATGTCGGCAATGGTGCCTTCCTGCCGGACCTTATCATTAACTATAGTACGGATGCCCAGTCCGCTGACGTCAATATCGGTTTCAATGCAGGGACCGATGGGAGCGAAGGTGTCGAAGCCCTTGGCCCGGGTGAAGAGAGTATCCTTGCGCTGGAAATCCCGTGCGGTCACATCGTTGGCGCAGGCGTAGCCGAAAATTCGCGGCGCAATATCATGCGGCATCACATTTTTAGTTGTCTGCCCCATGACTACGGCCAGTTCTCCTTCATAATCCACCTGTTGCGAGGCGGAGGGGATGATAATTGCGTCGTTATCCCCGATCACCGCGGAGGGCGGTTTGAGGAAAATCATGGGTTCGTCCGGGATGGCCATATCCAGTTCCGCTGCATGGGCTTTGTAATTGAGTCCCACACAGACGATTTTGGAAGGCACAACAATGGGCAGGACCGTGCATTCAGAGGTCGGAATAGGTTCGGAACCGGGCTGTCCGGTAACCAGACTTTTGAAATATCCTTCCTCTAAAGTTGCGTAAAATATTCTTTCGCCATGCCTGATCCTGTAGACTTTCATCTATTCTCCCGGTCTGAAGTTGACTGCAAATCGAAGATTAGCACAAATCTGAAATTCATTAAACAGCGGCAGTGTTTTTATAGGATGCATTTGTCACATTTGGCGTCGATGTCTTTTTCTTCATCTCCGGTCAGGGATATGGCCAGCGGGATAACCACCGGATCGCGGCCCAGTACCTTGCGGAAAAAGCGGCGCAGGGCGGAACGGATGCGTTCTTTGAGCTTGTTGGTGTGCCCCGGAGGAATGTTCTCGAAAACATCAAGTACAATGCATTTGGCATCTTCCAGCAGGTGGGAGTATTGCTGTTCGAAGACAAACCCCTTGGATGTGACTTCCGGTCCTTTGAGGATTTCTCCGGTTTCCACGTCCACCACAAGGGCGACAATGACCAGCCCTTCCCCGGCCAGCAGCTGGCGTTCCTTGAGTACGGTCTGGCCTACGTCACCTACGCCTTTGCCGTCCACGAGGGTGCATTGCACTGGGACGTTTTCTTCAAAGCGGATGCCGTGCAGCAGGAATGTGACCGGTTCGCCGTCTTCGATGACCAGTGCCCGTTCCGGGGCGACTCCGGTCTCAACGGCCAGTCGGGAATGTTTGATCAGATGCCTGTACTCACCGTGTACAGGGATAAAATATTTGGGACGTACAGTTTCCAGCATGGTGCGCAGTTCTTCGCGGTGGGCATGGCCGGAAGCGTGGATGCCCTGAACTTTTTCATAAAGGACTTCCGCACCGAGCTTGTAGAGTCTATTGATAACTCTGGTGATGGCCTTGGTGTTGCCGGGAATAAAGCGCGAGGACATGAGCACCAGATCGCCTTCCTTGATGGAAAGCTGGCGGTGGTCCCCGGTGGAAAGGCGCGAAAGGGAAGCCAGTGATTCGCCCTGCGATCCGGTTACCAGCAGGACTACTTCATCATCGCGGTAATCGGGCAGGTTTTCAAGGTCGATAAGTGTTCCGCCCGGAAAGCGCAGCTTGTCCAGATCGCGAGCCAGATCG is a window of Desulfovibrio sp. JC010 DNA encoding:
- a CDS encoding fumarylacetoacetate hydrolase family protein, with the protein product MKVYRIRHGERIFYATLEEGYFKSLVTGQPGSEPIPTSECTVLPIVVPSKIVCVGLNYKAHAAELDMAIPDEPMIFLKPPSAVIGDNDAIIIPSASQQVDYEGELAVVMGQTTKNVMPHDIAPRIFGYACANDVTARDFQRKDTLFTRAKGFDTFAPIGPCIETDIDVSGLGIRTIVNDKVRQEGTIADMQHSPAELVSYISHHMTLNPGDVILTGTPPGIGTLTAGDRVEVEIEGIGKLSNPVVDDDSLNTPVQ
- a CDS encoding ribonuclease J encodes the protein MSDPQLTVCPLGGLGEIGLNCMMLSTAESAVVIDCGLIFPDDALFGVDIAIPRFDHILTKKDILKGIILTHGHEDHIGALPWLLPYIDVPVYGSKFTLGLVENKLREHNLENYVDLREVKPHERIELGDMHFNFFPVCHSIIEGYALGIETPVGRVVHTGDFKIDRNPLDGHATDLEAISKFSEPGVSLLFSDSTNVEQDGHALTESEIKNTMRDLFIEAEGRILVTLFSSHIQRMQEIFDLAVETDRKVGVSGKSLARNIDLARDLDKLRFPGGTLIDLENLPDYRDDEVVLLVTGSQGESLASLSRLSTGDHRQLSIKEGDLVLMSSRFIPGNTKAITRVINRLYKLGAEVLYEKVQGIHASGHAHREELRTMLETVRPKYFIPVHGEYRHLIKHSRLAVETGVAPERALVIEDGEPVTFLLHGIRFEENVPVQCTLVDGKGVGDVGQTVLKERQLLAGEGLVIVALVVDVETGEILKGPEVTSKGFVFEQQYSHLLEDAKCIVLDVFENIPPGHTNKLKERIRSALRRFFRKVLGRDPVVIPLAISLTGDEEKDIDAKCDKCIL